Genomic window (Rosa chinensis cultivar Old Blush chromosome 6, RchiOBHm-V2, whole genome shotgun sequence):
AACAAGACCTCCACACTGTAAGCAAATGAAGCTGCTCCCATCTGAAAATGCATCCAGCACAATCTGCATCCTGCCACTTTCCGCCAGTATAGAAGTTCCATGAGCATCAGGTCCAGCTGACGGGCCACTCACGTTATGTGCTGATGATTCAGGTTTTGAAGGCTGAGCTTCATCAATTGCGCACTCGGCAAACAAAGAGGCTAAATGATCAACAGCAGTGCTTTCTTGCAATCTACATCTGTATAGCTCGCGAGCACGTTGCAAGGACTGAACAACAGCCTCATCCCCACCTCTGGTTCTTGATGCCATAATAACCTGTTCCAAAAACCAGATTAGCATGTACTGAAAGCCCACTGTGGACATAGTTATATTGATTCTAAGGTTTCCAACAAGTTCCAACATAGATTATGTCATCTCTTCCAAGCAGCTCATGCTATGAGA
Coding sequences:
- the LOC112170293 gene encoding uncharacterized protein LOC112170293 is translated as MERTDTEMMETEMEVDTAATGRPEPPPNTGQSDEVRDLLTLARQLVSEGKPTQALQAVIMASRTRGGDEAVVQSLQRARELYRCRLQESTAVDHLASLFAECAIDEAQPSKPESSAHNVSGPSAGPDAHGTSILAESGRMQIVLDAFSDGSSFICLQCGGLVSNHRKDEHYAYWCCQI